CCTTTGATAATTGCTTCGATGCTTTTACAACCTCTGTGGATTCACTGTCTGGAAATATTGATGAAACTATAGAGGCATGTTTTAAAGAGGCAGAACACcaaaaaaatgcattattaGCGATATTCGAAAACAAACGTTCAGCAAATATCAACAAAACAGACATAATTCAGGAGAAATTCAAAGAATGCTCAAATACTGCTATTAAAGAATATGCCAGTTGCATTCAAAGTGTTGTGAGTattaatatttccttaaaagtttaacttctattaaaaaatataattgaatagAGATGTACTTTGTGTAATAGTGAaactaaaaatgtaaataatggAAACTGCATCAAATATTGGTCATTTCGTATCAATCTGAATGATATTTGGTAGCGAGCTTTATTCTGATGCTTTccttggaaaacaaaaattctagatttgttaacatttaaactcttttattaaaatattctcttTTGTATTCTGTATCTGTAGTGCacttatttattaacaaaaaataaaaccattttgtttttatttgtttataggTCACTGAAAACAGTAATTTGCTGAATGATATAGCAACCCAAGAAAAGGAGTTTTCCGAAAAAATTATCAATCATAATGTTGGAGAAAGCTGTGTGAACAATGCTTTTGATAATTCTAACCAAAAAATTTTAGATACTTATGATCAACTGTATAGCTGTATGTCAATTATTCcgtattaataaattttttaacttacaaCATGGACTCCTAACCGAATgtctttttgttaagaaatatgcATTTCAAATTACCAAAATGATGAATTTAGGAAACATATAAGCTGATGAATAACACTAATGGTTCTCATCTTCGTACTGCAAGAGATGAGAAAGTGTCTGCTGTAGCTAAGAGTGTGAGATTCAATTCACGAAGATCCTCCCCATCAATGATAACAGTGTGAAATGTAACGCAGTAGCCTGAGGAGAAATCAAGAATATTTCAGATTATTCGCTCACAATAAGTTTTCATTATTGACTCAGCAATTTAAGGCAAACGATCGTCTGCTTTGCTATCCTCTCGCAGTTTTAACCTTGAAGCATCTTGAATTGGACAAAGAGTTTGGGGCGAATATTATAAACTTTTCTGACGAGTTGCATCTCCACATCGAGCTCATCGCAGAATCATAAAACTCTCACATCATGCATCCATTTAGCGTAAGTTTAATGCAGCTCGTGAAGTCTTGGTATCATTGGACCTTTTCGGTCAATGGTGTTCTTTTCAGATCTGGACAAACTATTGTTAATGCAGGAGGCAATATGCCAAAACAGTCTATGCCATGTGGACTGATGTTATCCTAAACATGACAATATTTCTTTGTTAAACATGATTTTTCCGTTAATATAAGAGTCAGTTTCCGGTTATTCTAGAAGCCGTTCTTTAAATACACGTCATTATCTAATGGTTGTTTATTCCTTCAGGAATTAGTAGGTCAGTTGAATTTTGTACGAGGTCATGACGTGTGATTTACCAAGTTTTGATCTGGTTTAATGCTAAGTTTCTTGTGAGCGGTTTAAAATCGACTACTTCAAATTCTTCTCCactcaatttttctaaaaccaggccttattttttgaaagaataaatatataaaaatattctacTTCACAAATTCCTCTTcctatttgaaattttgtttttaaaaacttcattcaTGTTCtgtgtattttcaaaactaaattaaaaatttcaatacagCGTACAGCCTGCATATGAAAAAGTTTTCACTCTCAGATTTCTTCTCCAAATATCTTCGTTTTCTGTCTTAAACATTGGGTATCATCTTTGTGATGGGACTTTATATTCTACAAATATTTTGTCACGCTACTTAAACTATACTTATTTTGCTCATCAAACAAATAAGATGGAATAGAAGTGCTTAAGATGTTTATCTTAGTCTTGGAAACATTCCTAATTCGATCCTTTGCAAAGATATCCAAAACTACTAAACAAACACCATCACGTCGTCGTAGTGCCTTCATCTCAAGGCTAGCTCAATTCCCAAGGATATTATATTATATCCCAATTCCACCTTTGCAAATACCCATCGCATCGACACCAAGGGTCTTCACTAAAGACTGAAATCAACGCACTGCTTAGTTATTTGAACATGAAACTTGAACTGAACTGAACACTGAACAGCCACAGAGTACGCGCGACAAAACTTTTTCTGCCGATTTAATTAAACTTTCCGCCCTTAATTGGATTATTTCATGTTCCGCTTGCTTCTTTTTGTACCTAACTGTATACATAcagatacatatatgtacatgttaAATGCGGTTACCTGTAGGAAAGTGTGAGAAAACTTATCAAAAGCAGAGTTTATCCCAAAGCTTCATATTATAAGATCCCCTAGTTAGCACCTGTCGTGGCCACATATCGAAAGCCGCAAATTACACAGGTGGTGATGATGCCAATCTTTTGCGGGGATAATAGTTAGGGATTTAATAATTTCGCAACGCAGTGGCGATGGCGGTCCTGGTGCTCGTGCTAGTGGCATAAGAAGTGGCAAAGGTAGCGGCAACGG
This window of the Eupeodes corollae chromosome 3, idEupCoro1.1, whole genome shotgun sequence genome carries:
- the LOC129951356 gene encoding uncharacterized protein LOC129951356, with protein sequence MKMKINILVQLIFITIFNVVLGIEEPSNLESIKVKRAKESSFDNCFDAFTTSVDSLSGNIDETIEACFKEAEHQKNALLAIFENKRSANINKTDIIQEKFKECSNTAIKEYASCIQSVVTENSNLLNDIATQEKEFSEKIINHNVGESCVNNAFDNSNQKILDTYDQLYSCMSIIPY